From Xylocopilactobacillus apis, a single genomic window includes:
- the rpmG gene encoding 50S ribosomal protein L33 → MRVNITLECTECHHRNYLTSKNKRNNPDRLEKKKYCPNDHKVTLHRETK, encoded by the coding sequence ATGCGTGTAAATATCACACTTGAATGTACAGAATGTCATCATCGGAACTATTTAACTTCGAAAAATAAAAGAAATAACCCAGATAGATTAGAGAAGAAAAAATATTGTCCTAATGATCATAAAGTTACATTACATCGAGAAACAAAATAA